From the genome of Glycine max cultivar Williams 82 chromosome 2, Glycine_max_v4.0, whole genome shotgun sequence, one region includes:
- the LOC100814817 gene encoding IST1-like protein: MTVASTKRLFKITLSLLRLGFNSSKCKTAAKMAVARIKLLRNKREVVVRQMRRDIALLLQSGQDATARIRVEHVMREQNVLAANEFIELFCELVVARLAIISKQKECPADLKEGIASLIFAAPRCSEIPELVALKNIFEKKYGKDFVSAAVDLRPSCGVNRQLIEKLSVRTPPGEVKLKVLKEIAKEHHIDWDTTDSEKELLKPPEELIVGPSAFVSASSLPVKPSTVMSVDSNKPATRLSRGGKPDAEHYKDSKSAAEAAAEAAKQAIAAAEVAAYMAMKDYNNEAPQPYAYNDKLYNSGVNSGTFQSNNPAKCTLNMTPKSLTEEKMYRSQSLPRSDHMNNEEDALPNQYGGNDYRRHSYHPASAHSDIKFDESSCDEEIEAEEPPPVTMPPNRLPPPVPSSLAKQESHIRVHPKLPDYDELAARFDALKFKKSQS, encoded by the exons ATGACGGTCGCCAGCACCAAGAGACTCTTCAAGATCACGCTCTCTCTCCTCCGCCTCGGCTTCAACTCCTCCAAATG CAAAACGGCAGCCAAGATGGCCGTGGCCAGGATCAAGCTGCTGAGGAACAAGCGAGAGGTGGTCGTGAGGCAGATGCGTCGCGACATTGCTCTTCTTCTCCAGTCTGGTCAAGACGCCACCGCTCGCATCAGg GTTGAGCATGTCATGAGAGAGCAAAATGTTTTGGCTGCAAATGAGTTCATTGAACTCTTCTGTGAATTAGTGGTGGCCAGGCTCGCAATCATTTCAAAGCAAAA GGAATGTCCAGCAGATTTGAAAGAAGGAATTGCTAGCTTGATATTTGCAGCCCCTAGGTGCTCTGAAATCCCAGAACTTGTGGCACTTAAGAATATCTTTGAGAAGAAATATGGGAAAGATTTTGTATCTGCAGCTGTTGATCTAAGACCTAGCTGCGGTGTAAATCGCCAG TTGATCGAAAAGCTCTCAGTACGAACACCACCTGGTGAAGTAAAATTGAAAGTGTTGAAGGAAATAGCTAAGGAACATCATATTGATTGGGATACTACAGATAGCGAGAAAGAACTTCTCAAGCCTCCAGAAGAGCTAATA GTAGGGCCAAGTGCTTTTGTCAGTGCCAGCAGCCTACCAGTGAAGCCTTCTACAGTTATGTCGGTGGATTCAAATAAACCCGCTACTAG ATTATCGAGGGGTGGAAAACCCGATGCCGAGCATTACAAAGATTCTAAGTCTGCTGCCGAAGCAGCAGCTGAGGCAGCTAAGCAAGCAATTGCTGCTGCTGAAGTTGCTGCTTATATGGCTATGAAGGACTATAATAATGAAGCTCCTCAACCATATGCTTACAATGATAAGTTGTATAACTCAGGAGTCAACTCTGGGACCTTCCAATCAAACAATCCTGCAAAATGCACCCTGAACATGACACCTAAATCTTTAACTGAGGAGAAAATGTACAGGTCACAGAGCTTACCAAGATCTGATCATATGAACAATGAGGAGGATGCATTGCCTAACCAATATGGTGGAAATGATTATAGGAGGCACAGCTACCATCCAGCTTCCGCACATTCAGATATTAAGTTTGATGAATCAAGTTGTGATGAAGAAATTGAAGCAGAAGAGCCTCCTCCGGTTACTATGCCCCCTAATCGGCTTCCACCACCGGTACCCTCATCTCTGGCTAAACAGGAAAGCCACATTCGTGTTCATCCCAAATTGCCAGATTATGATGAACTTGCTGCCCGCTTTGATGCACTAAAATTCAAGAAGTCACAATCCTGA